Proteins from a genomic interval of Streptomyces sp. Tu6071:
- a CDS encoding heme ABC transporter ATP-binding protein, whose amino-acid sequence MRWYGTGGRARRLPGRPVPGETVARAAGVGLGLGGRPVLSGVELPVRAGEVLALVGPNGAGKSTLLAVLAADTRPDVGAVEILGRPAGEWSAAELALRRAVLPQAATLSFPFVAREVVLMGRAPWAGTEREEQDEAAVREAMAATETAAFAGRPFSALSGGERARVALARVLAQRAPLVLLDEPTAALDLRHQELVLRVCRERAAAGDAVVVVLHDLGLAAAYAHRVAVLHDGRVRADGPPAEVLSADLLSEVYRQPIEVIPHPASGDPLVLPVRAALK is encoded by the coding sequence ATGAGGTGGTACGGGACGGGCGGGCGCGCGCGGCGGCTGCCGGGGCGGCCGGTGCCCGGTGAGACGGTGGCGCGGGCGGCGGGGGTCGGGCTCGGGCTCGGGGGGCGGCCGGTGCTGAGCGGCGTCGAACTGCCCGTACGGGCCGGGGAGGTGCTCGCGCTCGTCGGGCCGAACGGGGCGGGGAAGTCGACGCTCCTCGCGGTGCTCGCCGCCGACACGCGCCCGGACGTGGGCGCGGTTGAGATCCTGGGGCGGCCCGCCGGGGAGTGGAGCGCGGCGGAACTCGCGCTGCGCCGGGCGGTGTTGCCGCAGGCGGCGACGTTGTCGTTCCCGTTCGTCGCGCGAGAGGTGGTCCTTATGGGGCGGGCGCCGTGGGCGGGCACGGAGCGCGAGGAGCAGGACGAGGCGGCGGTGCGCGAGGCGATGGCGGCGACGGAGACGGCGGCCTTCGCGGGGCGCCCCTTCTCGGCGCTCTCCGGCGGTGAGCGCGCCCGCGTCGCGCTCGCGCGCGTCCTCGCCCAGCGCGCCCCGCTCGTGCTGCTCGACGAGCCGACGGCCGCGCTCGACCTGCGCCACCAGGAACTCGTGCTGCGCGTGTGCCGCGAGCGGGCGGCGGCCGGTGACGCGGTCGTCGTCGTGCTCCACGACCTCGGTCTCGCCGCCGCGTACGCGCACCGTGTCGCGGTCCTCCACGACGGCCGCGTCAGGGCGGACGGGCCCCCCGCCGAGGTCCTCTCGGCGGACCTGCTGAGCGAGGTCTACCGCCAGCCGATCGAGGTCATCCCCCACCCGGCGAGCGGCGACCCCCTGGTCCTCCCGGTCCGGGCCGCCCTCAAGTGA
- a CDS encoding FecCD family ABC transporter permease, producing the protein MTASEAVRADEAPAPEGAEPRRGPAPSPDAPSPDALSPKALSPRAPRPVTRVLTPVLVLALVGLCLVSASVGAYHIPLGDLLASLAHKVGVGGHALDRVGESVLWNVRLPRVVLALLVGASLGCAGALMQGVFGNPLAEPGVIGISSGAAVGAVASIALGITFLGTWTVSVFAFVAGLATVLLVYTLSRAGGRTEVVTLILTGIAVNAFAGALIGLFVFFADNAQVSQITFWQLGSLAQATWPKVLAVLPCALLGLAVAPLHARKLDLLALGERPARHLGVDVERLRLVLVLVVALLTAAAVAVSGIISFVGLLVPHLLRMAAGPGHRFLVPASALGGGLVLVGADLAARTVAAPAELPLGVLTALFGSPFFFWLLRRTRRKQGGWA; encoded by the coding sequence ATGACGGCCTCCGAGGCGGTACGCGCCGACGAAGCCCCCGCCCCGGAGGGAGCGGAACCCCGGCGCGGACCCGCCCCTTCACCCGACGCCCCCTCACCCGACGCCCTCTCACCCAAGGCCCTCTCGCCCAGGGCCCCCCGCCCCGTCACCCGCGTCCTCACGCCCGTCCTCGTCCTCGCCCTCGTCGGCCTGTGCCTCGTCTCCGCGAGCGTCGGCGCCTACCACATCCCGCTCGGCGACCTCCTCGCCTCGCTCGCGCACAAGGTGGGCGTCGGCGGGCACGCGCTCGACCGGGTCGGCGAGAGCGTGCTGTGGAACGTGCGACTGCCGAGGGTCGTGCTCGCGCTGCTCGTCGGGGCCTCGCTCGGCTGCGCGGGGGCGCTCATGCAGGGCGTGTTCGGCAATCCGCTCGCGGAGCCGGGCGTCATCGGGATCTCCTCGGGCGCGGCGGTCGGCGCGGTCGCCTCGATCGCGCTCGGCATCACCTTCCTCGGCACCTGGACGGTGTCGGTCTTCGCGTTCGTCGCGGGACTCGCGACGGTCCTGCTCGTCTACACGCTCTCGCGCGCGGGCGGGCGGACCGAGGTGGTGACGCTGATCCTCACCGGGATCGCGGTCAACGCTTTTGCGGGCGCGCTCATCGGCCTGTTCGTCTTCTTCGCGGACAACGCGCAGGTCTCGCAGATCACCTTCTGGCAGCTCGGCTCCCTCGCGCAGGCCACGTGGCCGAAGGTCCTCGCCGTCCTGCCGTGCGCGCTCCTCGGGCTCGCGGTGGCGCCGCTGCACGCGCGCAAGCTCGACCTGCTCGCGCTCGGCGAACGCCCGGCGCGGCACCTGGGCGTGGACGTGGAGCGGCTGCGGCTCGTCCTGGTGCTCGTCGTGGCGCTGCTGACGGCCGCCGCTGTCGCGGTCTCCGGGATCATCTCGTTCGTGGGGCTGCTCGTGCCGCACCTGCTGCGCATGGCGGCGGGTCCCGGGCACCGCTTCCTCGTCCCGGCGAGCGCGCTCGGCGGGGGGCTCGTGCTCGTGGGCGCGGACCTCGCGGCCCGTACCGTCGCGGCTCCGGCGGAGTTGCCGCTCGGGGTGCTGACGGCGCTCTTCGGCAGCCCGTTCTTCTTCTGGCTGCTGCGCAGGACCCGTCGCAAGCAGGGAGGCTGGGCATGA
- the efeO gene encoding iron uptake system protein EfeO: MRPLRRPVLAVLSGALALGGLTACTEKSDAKAGEDGAIGVTAADTTCDTTAKTAKAGKVTLAIANKGKRATEVEIVMPDGRIVSEKENIGPGVSYTLTAEVKAGSYEIACRPGMVGHGVRQKLTVSGKGSAAERDPRLDAAVSAYRDYAQDQADQTLPKVMVFTDAIRAGELDAAKKAYAPSRIGWERTEPVAESFGDIDPKTDTRADGLEKGQKWTGWHRLEKALFEDGKIGAEEKTLATRLDKDLKDWQRRVGRAVITPTSMANGAKDLLDEVATGKVTGEEERYSHTDLVDFKANVEGAEKAYTLLRAVAKTNDPDLVARLDTRFAALDKQLDAYRPSPDSYEFTSYDKVGEARRKKLSDGVNALAEPLSKLAAAVVGK; the protein is encoded by the coding sequence ATGCGTCCCCTGCGTCGTCCCGTACTCGCCGTGCTCAGCGGCGCCCTGGCCCTCGGCGGGCTCACCGCCTGCACCGAGAAGAGCGACGCGAAAGCGGGCGAGGACGGGGCCATCGGGGTCACCGCGGCCGACACGACGTGCGACACGACCGCGAAGACCGCGAAGGCGGGCAAGGTCACGCTCGCCATCGCGAACAAGGGCAAGCGGGCGACCGAGGTCGAGATCGTGATGCCGGACGGGCGGATCGTCTCCGAGAAGGAGAACATCGGGCCCGGCGTCTCGTACACGCTCACCGCCGAGGTCAAAGCGGGCAGTTACGAGATCGCGTGCCGTCCCGGGATGGTCGGCCACGGCGTGCGGCAGAAGCTCACCGTCTCCGGGAAGGGCTCCGCAGCCGAGCGCGACCCGCGCCTCGACGCGGCGGTCTCCGCGTACCGCGACTACGCGCAGGACCAGGCGGACCAGACGCTGCCCAAGGTCATGGTGTTCACGGACGCGATCCGCGCGGGCGAGCTGGACGCGGCGAAGAAGGCGTACGCGCCCTCGCGCATCGGCTGGGAGCGCACCGAGCCCGTCGCCGAGTCCTTCGGGGACATCGACCCGAAGACCGACACGCGCGCGGACGGCCTGGAGAAGGGCCAGAAGTGGACGGGCTGGCACCGCCTGGAGAAGGCCCTCTTCGAGGACGGGAAGATCGGCGCCGAGGAGAAGACCCTCGCGACGCGGCTCGACAAGGACCTCAAGGACTGGCAGCGGCGCGTCGGCCGCGCCGTCATCACGCCGACCTCGATGGCCAATGGCGCCAAGGACCTCCTCGACGAGGTCGCGACCGGCAAGGTGACCGGCGAGGAGGAGCGCTACTCGCACACCGACCTCGTGGACTTCAAGGCGAACGTCGAGGGCGCCGAGAAGGCGTACACGCTCCTGCGGGCCGTCGCCAAGACCAACGACCCCGATCTGGTCGCCCGGTTGGACACCCGCTTCGCCGCGCTCGACAAGCAGCTCGACGCCTACCGCCCGAGCCCCGACTCCTACGAGTTCACCTCCTACGACAAGGTCGGGGAAGCGCGGCGCAAGAAGCTCTCGGACGGCGTCAACGCGCTCGCCGAGCCGCTCTCGAAGCTCGCAGCGGCGGTCGTGGGCAAGTGA
- a CDS encoding HtaA domain-containing protein — translation MAVTRRRKTTVLAAAVATAAALGTGALTLPAASAAPRAAGAPTITLKDGTLDWGVKESFRKYLLSPIAHGKITMGDGATQAEGNGPFTFTGGTGTYDTGSHGTHTAFNGSVRFEGHEGVLDIELSDLQVTTTTTGGGISADVTTVADGKSTTDQDVVIADLSLDGIRPGTGAGGAMVFKDIPATLTADGSKAFQGFYQAGAVLDAATLSVTADSGKPSEEPTTGPTDEPTTGPTDEPSGKPSEEPSGKPSEEPSGRPSEEPGGEPSGEPTGKPSETPAGSGGVAKGALTWGLKESWRKYIATGGGSEVSGGAKKSGDVFTFPYTSGTADAGAEKTDAAFGGGVRFTYKAHGIDMEFSDVKVVTSGTKGTLTLDVTTPQGTKDDVDFAKLDLSSASYAVKNDVLTLDQVPAVFTAAGAAAFANDTTGSLYKAGDALDPVTVSLALSDDADLPAAGSGSGNGGGTGTGTGAGGTGSGASGSGFGTSGATGSLASTGAGLPTGPLLGGAAAVVAAGTGALYAARRRRATEQA, via the coding sequence ATGGCAGTCACCAGACGCCGCAAGACCACCGTCCTGGCGGCGGCCGTCGCCACCGCGGCGGCGCTCGGCACCGGCGCGCTCACCCTGCCCGCCGCCTCCGCCGCCCCGCGGGCCGCCGGGGCACCGACCATCACGCTCAAGGACGGGACGCTCGACTGGGGCGTCAAGGAGTCCTTCCGCAAGTACCTCCTCTCGCCCATCGCGCACGGCAAGATCACCATGGGCGACGGCGCCACGCAGGCCGAAGGCAACGGCCCCTTCACCTTCACGGGCGGCACCGGCACGTACGACACCGGCAGCCACGGCACGCACACCGCCTTCAACGGCAGCGTGCGCTTCGAGGGCCACGAGGGCGTCCTCGACATCGAGCTGAGCGACCTCCAGGTCACGACGACCACGACCGGCGGCGGCATCTCCGCCGACGTCACGACCGTCGCGGACGGCAAGTCGACGACCGATCAGGATGTCGTCATCGCCGACCTGAGCCTCGACGGCATCCGTCCGGGTACGGGCGCGGGCGGCGCGATGGTCTTCAAGGACATCCCCGCCACGCTCACCGCCGACGGCTCGAAGGCGTTCCAGGGCTTCTACCAGGCCGGTGCCGTGCTCGACGCCGCGACCCTCTCGGTGACCGCCGACAGCGGCAAGCCCTCGGAGGAGCCGACGACGGGCCCGACGGACGAGCCCACGACGGGTCCGACGGACGAGCCCAGCGGCAAGCCCTCCGAGGAGCCGAGCGGCAAGCCGTCGGAGGAGCCGAGTGGCAGGCCGTCCGAGGAGCCGGGCGGTGAGCCGAGCGGTGAGCCCACCGGCAAGCCCAGCGAGACCCCGGCCGGCTCCGGCGGCGTCGCCAAGGGCGCCCTGACCTGGGGCCTCAAGGAGTCGTGGCGCAAGTACATCGCGACCGGCGGCGGCAGCGAGGTCTCCGGCGGCGCGAAGAAGAGCGGCGACGTCTTCACCTTCCCGTACACGTCGGGCACCGCCGACGCGGGCGCCGAGAAGACCGACGCGGCCTTCGGCGGCGGCGTGCGCTTCACGTACAAGGCGCACGGCATCGACATGGAGTTCAGCGACGTCAAGGTCGTCACGAGCGGCACCAAGGGCACCCTGACGCTCGACGTCACGACCCCGCAGGGCACCAAGGACGACGTCGACTTCGCGAAGCTCGACCTCTCCTCGGCCTCCTACGCCGTCAAGAACGACGTCCTGACGCTCGACCAGGTCCCCGCGGTCTTCACGGCGGCGGGCGCGGCGGCCTTCGCCAACGACACGACCGGCTCGCTCTACAAGGCCGGGGACGCCCTCGACCCCGTCACCGTGAGCCTCGCCCTGAGCGACGACGCCGACCTCCCGGCCGCGGGCTCGGGGTCGGGCAACGGCGGCGGCACCGGCACCGGCACCGGAGCGGGCGGTACGGGCTCCGGCGCCAGCGGCTCGGGCTTCGGCACGAGCGGCGCGACGGGCTCCCTCGCCTCGACGGGCGCGGGCCTGCCCACGGGTCCGCTCCTCGGCGGTGCCGCCGCCGTCGTCGCGGCCGGAACGGGCGCCCTGTACGCCGCCCGCCGCCGCCGCGCCACCGAGCAGGCGTGA
- the efeU gene encoding iron uptake transporter permease EfeU — protein sequence MFANYLIGLREGLEASLVVCILVAYLVKTGRREALRPVWTGVVVAVLLALGFGCALTYGSRELTFEAQEALGGSLSVVAVGLVTWMVFWMRRTARHLSSELQGRLDKALVMGTGALVVTAFLAVGREGLETALFVWASVQASSDGTHGPLIGVVLGLLTAVVLGWLFYKGAVRINLAKFFLWTGGMLVVVAAGVLAYGFHDLQEAGWIGGLTDLAFDISSTIPPESWYGTLLKGVLNFQPDPTVLQVTVWTLYLVPALGLFLAPVGFGRSRGKGGGERETGADEGSAEDAGTSAAR from the coding sequence ATGTTCGCCAACTACCTCATCGGGCTGCGCGAGGGACTCGAAGCGAGCCTCGTCGTCTGCATCCTCGTCGCCTACCTCGTCAAGACCGGCCGCCGCGAGGCGCTGCGCCCGGTGTGGACCGGGGTCGTCGTCGCCGTGCTCCTCGCGCTCGGCTTCGGCTGCGCGCTCACCTACGGCTCCCGCGAGCTGACCTTCGAGGCGCAGGAGGCGCTCGGCGGCTCGCTCTCCGTCGTCGCGGTGGGGCTCGTGACGTGGATGGTGTTCTGGATGCGGCGCACCGCCCGGCACCTCAGCAGCGAACTCCAGGGGAGGCTGGACAAGGCCCTCGTCATGGGCACGGGCGCGCTCGTCGTGACCGCGTTCCTCGCGGTGGGCCGCGAGGGCCTGGAGACCGCGCTGTTCGTGTGGGCCTCCGTGCAGGCATCGAGCGACGGCACCCACGGGCCGCTCATCGGCGTCGTCCTCGGGCTGCTGACCGCCGTCGTCCTCGGCTGGCTCTTCTACAAGGGCGCGGTCCGCATCAACCTCGCGAAGTTCTTCCTGTGGACCGGCGGGATGCTCGTCGTCGTCGCGGCCGGTGTCCTCGCCTACGGCTTCCACGACCTCCAGGAAGCCGGCTGGATCGGCGGCCTCACCGACCTCGCCTTCGACATCAGCTCCACGATCCCGCCGGAGTCCTGGTACGGCACGCTCCTGAAGGGCGTGCTCAACTTCCAGCCCGACCCGACCGTCCTCCAGGTCACGGTGTGGACGCTCTACCTCGTACCCGCCCTCGGGCTCTTCCTCGCCCCGGTAGGGTTCGGGCGCAGCAGGGGCAAGGGCGGCGGGGAGAGGGAGACGGGAGCCGATGAGGGCAGCGCGGAGGATGCGGGGACTTCTGCGGCGCGGTGA
- a CDS encoding heme/hemin ABC transporter substrate-binding protein, translated as MRTQLRPSSTAARRLSFTARFRLGAALLAVLAVAACGTDGGSGGTGNGGAPRASASAAAHRDRVEPLPGKPAPELPVRVKSADGHTVTVRDVSRIVPLTGSISELVFSLGLGDHVVAKDVTATFEQARKLPLVTRAHDVSAENVLSLHPTLVLAESTTGPAEAIEQIRDAGVPLVILDPAKSLDDVDKRIHAVARTLGVPGAGDALAKRADERLAAEREKIPAHADRPRVAFLYLRGTASVYLLGGAESGASSLLEAAGAVDAGKESGLRKDFTAITSEALAKAAPDAILVMSKGLDSVGGVDGLLKIPGVAETPAGLDRRVVAVDDGVLLNYGPRTDEVLATLVDQLYGKGGTSGNGGTSGKGGKG; from the coding sequence GTGCGCACGCAACTGAGGCCGTCGTCCACGGCCGCGAGACGGCTCTCGTTCACGGCCCGCTTCCGGCTCGGCGCCGCCCTGCTCGCCGTACTCGCCGTCGCGGCCTGCGGCACGGACGGCGGCTCCGGCGGTACGGGGAACGGGGGCGCCCCCAGGGCCTCGGCGAGCGCCGCCGCGCACCGCGACCGCGTCGAACCGCTGCCCGGGAAGCCCGCGCCGGAGCTGCCGGTGCGGGTGAAGTCGGCCGACGGGCACACCGTCACCGTGCGGGACGTCTCGCGGATCGTGCCGCTGACCGGGAGCATCAGCGAACTCGTCTTCAGCCTCGGGCTCGGCGACCACGTCGTGGCGAAGGACGTCACGGCGACCTTCGAGCAGGCGAGGAAGCTGCCCCTCGTGACGCGCGCGCACGACGTCTCGGCCGAGAACGTCCTCTCGCTGCACCCGACGCTCGTCCTCGCCGAGTCCACGACCGGCCCCGCCGAGGCGATCGAGCAGATACGCGACGCGGGCGTCCCGCTCGTGATCCTCGATCCGGCGAAGAGCCTCGACGACGTCGACAAGCGCATCCACGCCGTCGCGCGGACCCTCGGCGTCCCCGGCGCGGGCGACGCGCTCGCCAAGCGCGCCGACGAACGCCTCGCCGCCGAGCGCGAGAAGATCCCCGCGCACGCCGACCGCCCCCGCGTCGCCTTCCTCTACCTGCGCGGCACGGCCTCCGTCTACCTCCTCGGCGGCGCGGAGTCCGGGGCGAGTTCGCTCCTGGAGGCGGCCGGCGCGGTGGACGCGGGCAAGGAATCGGGGCTGCGCAAGGACTTCACGGCGATCACGAGCGAGGCCCTCGCGAAGGCGGCGCCCGACGCGATCCTCGTCATGAGCAAGGGACTCGACTCGGTCGGCGGCGTCGACGGGCTCCTCAAGATCCCCGGCGTCGCCGAGACCCCCGCCGGTCTCGACCGCCGCGTCGTCGCGGTGGACGACGGCGTCCTCCTGAACTACGGCCCGCGCACGGACGAGGTCCTGGCGACCCTCGTGGACCAGCTCTACGGCAAGGGCGGCACGTCCGGCAACGGCGGCACCTCCGGCAAGGGCGGCAAGGGATGA
- the efeB gene encoding iron uptake transporter deferrochelatase/peroxidase subunit: protein MSADEQGAHGGPSRRNLLGWGGAGLVLGAGAATGTALALDDGDAKAAPAAAVPFHGAHQAGIATPVQDRLHFAAFDVTTSERADLVALLKEWTKAAARMTAGHAVGEGAFGADEAPPDDTGEAYGLSPARLTLTFGVGPSLFTRFGLEDRRPDALEELPAFPGDHLDKARGGGDLCVQACADDPQVAVHAIRNLARIGFGTVAIRWSQLGFGKTSSTTPGAETPRNLFGFKDGTHNIAGGETAALDQHVWVPEKDGPAWLAGGSYLVARRIRMNIEVWDRTSLREQEDVFGRTKRTGAPAGKLAEHDPVSPRAMLPTAHVRLARPAAHGGHRILRRGYSFTDGTDGLGRLDAGLFFLAYQRDPRTGFIPVQRELARHDALNEYIQHVGSALFAIPPGVRDAHDWWGRALFTAPAKD from the coding sequence GTGAGCGCGGACGAACAGGGGGCCCACGGCGGGCCCTCCCGGAGGAACCTGCTCGGCTGGGGCGGCGCCGGGCTCGTGCTCGGCGCGGGCGCCGCCACCGGCACCGCGCTCGCGCTCGACGACGGGGACGCGAAGGCAGCGCCCGCCGCCGCCGTCCCCTTCCACGGCGCCCACCAGGCCGGGATCGCCACCCCCGTCCAGGACCGCCTGCACTTCGCCGCCTTCGACGTCACGACGAGCGAACGCGCCGACCTCGTCGCCCTCCTGAAGGAGTGGACGAAGGCCGCCGCGCGCATGACCGCCGGACACGCCGTCGGCGAGGGCGCGTTCGGCGCGGACGAGGCGCCCCCGGACGACACGGGCGAGGCGTACGGCCTCTCGCCCGCGCGCCTCACCCTCACCTTCGGCGTCGGCCCCTCGCTCTTCACGCGCTTCGGGCTCGAAGACCGGCGCCCGGACGCGCTGGAGGAGTTGCCCGCCTTTCCCGGGGACCACCTCGACAAGGCGCGCGGGGGCGGCGACCTGTGCGTGCAGGCGTGCGCCGACGACCCGCAGGTGGCCGTGCACGCGATCCGCAACCTCGCGCGCATCGGCTTCGGCACCGTCGCGATCCGCTGGTCCCAGCTCGGCTTCGGCAAGACCTCGTCGACGACCCCCGGCGCCGAGACGCCGCGCAACCTCTTCGGGTTCAAGGACGGCACCCACAACATCGCGGGCGGGGAGACCGCCGCGCTCGACCAGCACGTGTGGGTCCCGGAGAAGGACGGGCCCGCGTGGCTCGCGGGCGGCTCGTACCTCGTCGCGCGGCGCATCCGCATGAACATCGAGGTGTGGGACCGCACGTCGCTGCGCGAGCAGGAGGACGTCTTCGGGCGGACGAAGCGGACCGGGGCACCGGCCGGGAAGCTCGCCGAGCACGACCCGGTGTCCCCGCGCGCGATGCTGCCCACCGCCCACGTGCGGCTCGCCCGGCCCGCCGCGCACGGCGGGCACCGCATCCTGCGGCGCGGCTACTCCTTCACGGACGGCACGGACGGGCTCGGTCGCCTCGACGCGGGCCTCTTCTTCCTCGCCTACCAGCGCGATCCCCGGACCGGGTTCATCCCCGTGCAGCGCGAACTCGCGCGCCACGACGCGCTCAACGAGTACATCCAGCACGTCGGTTCGGCGCTCTTCGCGATCCCGCCCGGGGTGCGCGACGCCCACGACTGGTGGGGGCGCGCGCTCTTCACCGCACCGGCCAAGGACTGA
- a CDS encoding PhzF family phenazine biosynthesis protein — MSTSGTPGLDVLRVFCDAAGRHGNALGVVREGARFPGDAERQALAARLGYSETVFVDDPERGVLDIRTPGTALPFAGHPLVGCAWLLDLPALAPPAGPVEARSDGEFTWITARAAWAADRVPVRCGSPEEVDALPVPAPGDGWRYAWAWEDEAAGRVRARGFPGRGDGIDEDEATGSAAIALTAHLGRALNIRQGRGSQLLTAPGPDGLVELGGRVRFAEGPR; from the coding sequence ATGAGCACATCAGGCACCCCCGGCCTCGACGTCCTGCGGGTCTTCTGCGACGCCGCCGGGCGGCACGGCAACGCGCTCGGCGTCGTCCGCGAGGGCGCGCGCTTCCCCGGCGACGCGGAGCGCCAGGCGCTCGCCGCGCGGCTCGGGTACAGCGAGACCGTCTTCGTCGACGACCCCGAGCGCGGCGTGCTCGACATCCGCACTCCCGGCACCGCGCTCCCCTTCGCGGGGCACCCGCTCGTCGGCTGCGCCTGGCTCCTCGACCTGCCCGCACTCGCCCCGCCCGCCGGGCCCGTCGAGGCCCGCTCGGACGGCGAGTTCACCTGGATCACCGCCCGCGCCGCGTGGGCGGCCGACCGCGTCCCCGTCCGTTGCGGGAGCCCCGAGGAGGTCGACGCGCTGCCCGTCCCCGCGCCGGGAGACGGCTGGCGGTACGCCTGGGCCTGGGAGGACGAGGCCGCCGGGCGGGTACGGGCCAGGGGCTTCCCCGGGCGCGGGGACGGCATCGACGAGGACGAGGCGACGGGCTCGGCGGCGATCGCGCTCACGGCGCACCTCGGGCGCGCGCTCAACATCCGCCAGGGCAGGGGCTCGCAACTCCTCACGGCGCCGGGACCCGACGGGCTCGTCGAACTGGGCGGGAGAGTGCGGTTCGCGGAGGGGCCGCGCTGA
- a CDS encoding HtaA domain-containing protein — translation MTHASRSRPARSAALALLLALALALLPPGNARAAERTVSGGRLDWGIKSSFQSYVTGPIAQGSWSLSGGVGTVGGSQFRFPSATGTYDPDSGALSTSFAGGVRFVGHKKGAAYELDLTISRPTVRIADGAGTLYADMRSKAKGSGQWSTRGQVPLATLNLGGIGTKGGGTPIGLAHVPATLTAQGASAFAGYYTAGTALDPVTLSVDVLAAAKSPTRSKSPSPSKSPEKKTASPAKAARIEDAALDWGVRRTWREYVTGPVAEGEWTLKDGAQDGGALYRFPRGSGTYEARDGRLDADFTGTLRFTGAHDLDLSLAAPHVKVRAGKGTLSAKVARGGAKARTRTLVTFDAKKLKEDDGLVLLTEAPAELTAEGAEVFGGVYKTGTAMDPVSLAVALDDSARLPALPDIGSDASAAPEKATRTTPSPTASPAVTASASDDDSPALPLALGAGAVVLIAAAGTAYGLTRRRKARADAGDATGGTDPGA, via the coding sequence ATGACGCACGCATCGCGCAGCCGCCCGGCACGCTCCGCGGCCCTCGCCCTGCTGCTCGCACTCGCTCTCGCCCTGCTCCCGCCCGGCAACGCGCGGGCGGCCGAGCGCACGGTGAGCGGCGGGCGGCTCGACTGGGGGATCAAGTCCTCGTTCCAGAGCTACGTCACCGGGCCCATCGCACAGGGCAGTTGGAGCCTGAGCGGCGGCGTCGGCACCGTCGGGGGCAGCCAGTTCCGCTTCCCCTCGGCGACCGGCACGTACGACCCGGACAGCGGCGCGCTGAGCACGAGCTTCGCGGGCGGGGTGCGCTTCGTCGGGCACAAGAAGGGCGCCGCGTACGAACTCGACCTCACCATCAGCCGCCCCACCGTCCGCATCGCCGACGGCGCGGGCACGCTCTACGCCGACATGCGGAGCAAGGCGAAGGGCAGCGGGCAGTGGAGCACCCGCGGTCAGGTCCCGCTCGCCACACTGAACCTCGGCGGGATCGGCACCAAGGGCGGGGGTACCCCGATCGGCCTCGCCCACGTGCCCGCGACGCTCACCGCGCAGGGCGCGAGCGCCTTCGCCGGCTACTACACGGCGGGCACCGCGCTCGACCCCGTCACCCTCTCCGTCGACGTCCTCGCCGCCGCCAAGTCCCCCACGCGGTCGAAGAGTCCGAGCCCTTCGAAGAGCCCCGAGAAGAAGACCGCGAGCCCCGCGAAGGCCGCCCGCATCGAGGACGCGGCGCTCGACTGGGGCGTGCGCCGCACGTGGCGCGAGTACGTGACGGGCCCGGTCGCCGAGGGCGAGTGGACCCTCAAGGACGGCGCGCAGGACGGCGGCGCGCTCTACCGCTTCCCGCGCGGCTCCGGCACGTACGAGGCGAGGGACGGCCGTCTCGACGCGGACTTCACCGGCACGCTCCGCTTCACCGGAGCCCACGACCTCGACCTGAGCCTCGCCGCGCCCCACGTGAAGGTGCGCGCGGGCAAGGGCACGCTCAGCGCGAAGGTGGCCCGGGGCGGCGCGAAGGCCCGCACCCGCACCCTCGTCACCTTCGACGCGAAGAAGCTGAAGGAGGACGACGGCCTCGTGCTGCTCACCGAGGCCCCCGCGGAACTCACCGCCGAGGGCGCCGAGGTCTTCGGCGGTGTCTACAAGACGGGCACCGCGATGGACCCCGTCTCGCTCGCCGTCGCCCTCGACGACTCCGCACGACTCCCCGCCCTGCCCGACATCGGCAGCGACGCCTCCGCCGCGCCGGAGAAGGCCACCCGGACCACCCCTTCCCCCACGGCGAGCCCCGCCGTGACCGCCTCCGCCTCCGACGACGACTCCCCGGCCCTGCCGCTCGCGCTCGGCGCGGGAGCCGTCGTCCTGATCGCCGCCGCGGGCACGGCCTACGGGCTCACCCGCAGGCGCAAGGCGCGCGCGGACGCCGGGGACGCCACCGGGGGGACGGACCCGGGCGCGTGA
- a CDS encoding SH3 domain-containing protein, giving the protein MRATRTAAALVGVLLTGTVLATPALANDRTGTQTISHEAAAAYAKGKVVSKIDLNVREKPTTNSKVLRTVKPGAIIELRCKIIDGRPVDGNSVWYRTGSKGWVAARYVKNLSYVKRCDA; this is encoded by the coding sequence ATGCGCGCAACCCGCACGGCCGCCGCTCTCGTGGGCGTCCTGCTGACCGGTACCGTCCTCGCGACCCCGGCGCTCGCGAACGACCGGACCGGCACCCAGACGATCTCCCACGAGGCCGCCGCCGCGTACGCCAAGGGCAAGGTCGTCTCGAAGATCGACCTGAACGTCCGTGAGAAGCCGACCACCAACTCGAAGGTCCTGCGCACCGTCAAGCCGGGCGCGATCATCGAGCTGCGCTGCAAGATCATCGACGGCCGCCCCGTCGACGGCAACAGCGTCTGGTACCGCACGGGCTCGAAGGGCTGGGTCGCGGCCCGCTACGTCAAGAACCTGTCGTACGTGAAGCGCTGCGACGCGTGA